In one Nitrospinota bacterium genomic region, the following are encoded:
- the galE gene encoding UDP-glucose 4-epimerase GalE — MNILVVGGAGYIGSLMTRRLKDVGHTPIVLDDLSTGNRASVHDSITFYHGDLGDENILKRIFNKEKIELVMHFAAKLSVPESLAQPDNYYRNNVAKPLVLLDVMRKHGCNLFIFSSSSATYGIPKYLPIDEKHPTDSISPYGLSKRMLELILKDYHSAFGLRSVSLRYFNAAGAAIDGSMGESQRVKQNLIQIALDNLKNGRETIVYGTDYETRDGTCIRDYIHIEDIVEAHIKAIDHINKGNGFDIFNLGTERGTTVKEILDMISKVSSSEMKIKYAGRRP, encoded by the coding sequence GTGAATATTCTTGTTGTTGGAGGAGCCGGTTACATCGGCTCTCTAATGACCAGACGCCTTAAGGATGTCGGACATACTCCGATAGTCCTTGACGATCTCTCTACAGGCAACCGGGCCTCTGTTCATGATTCAATAACTTTTTACCATGGCGATCTGGGAGATGAAAATATTCTCAAAAGGATATTTAACAAGGAAAAGATAGAACTTGTAATGCATTTCGCAGCGAAACTTAGCGTGCCAGAATCACTTGCACAGCCCGACAACTACTACCGCAACAATGTCGCCAAACCTCTGGTTCTCTTGGACGTCATGAGAAAACATGGTTGCAACCTGTTCATTTTTTCCTCTTCTTCCGCAACATACGGGATCCCCAAATACCTCCCCATTGACGAAAAACATCCTACGGATTCTATAAGCCCTTACGGCCTATCGAAAAGGATGCTTGAATTGATACTAAAGGACTACCACTCCGCTTTTGGCTTGAGAAGCGTGAGCTTGCGGTATTTCAATGCGGCAGGTGCAGCCATCGACGGCTCTATGGGTGAAAGTCAGCGCGTAAAGCAGAACCTCATACAGATAGCCCTCGACAACCTGAAAAACGGGCGTGAAACCATCGTCTATGGAACTGACTATGAGACAAGAGATGGAACGTGCATAAGGGACTACATTCATATTGAAGACATTGTAGAGGCGCATATAAAGGCAATTGATCATATAAACAAAGGTAACGGCTTCGATATTTTCAACCTCGGTACTGAAAGAGGAACAACAGTAAAAGAGATACTCGATATGATATCCAAAGTAAGCTCCTCGGAAATGAAAATAAAATACGCCGGCAGGCGCCCTG